CGCGAAAGCGCGACCGGCCCGTGGCGTGGGCGGCGGCGACGGCCAGCACCGGGTATTCGTCGATCATCGACGGCGCGCGGTCGGCGGGAACGTCCACGCCGTGCAGCGGGCCCGCGACGGCCGTCAGGTCGCCCACCGGCTCGCCGCCCTCCACGCGCTCGTTCGACAGGCGCAGGTCGCCCCCCATCTCGCGCAGGGTGGTGAACAGGCCGGTGCGCAGCGGATTCAGCCCTACGCCGCGCACGGTCACGGACGACCCGGGTACCAGCAGCGCCGCCACCAGCACGAACGCGGCCGAAGACGGGTCGCCCGGCACCACCACGTCACGCGCCACCAGGTCGGGCCGCCCGACCAGGGTGATGGTGCGGCCGCCGGCGCCCAGCGCCTCCACCGTCACCTCGGCGCCGAAATGGCGCAGCATGTTTTCGGTATGGTCGCGGGTGGCCACCGGTTCCTCGACCCGGGTGGTGCCGGCGGCGTTCAGCCCGGCCAGCAGCACGGCGGATTTCACCTGCGCCGAGGCGACCGGCAGGCGATAGGACAGCGGCGCGGGATCGGCGACACCGTTGATGGCCAGCGGCAGGCGCCCGCCCGCCCGCGACAGGAAGGTGGCCCCCGTGGCGGCCAGCGGGTCCGTCACCCGCTTCATCGGCCGGCCGCGCAGGCTGGCGTCCCCCGTCATCACCGAAAAAATGCCATGGCTGGCCAGGATGCCGGACAGCAGGCGCGCGGCGGTGCCCGAATTGCCCATGTCCAGCACGTCGGCCGGTTCCTGCAACGTGCCCAGCCCCCGGCCCGTCACGTGCCATGCGCCGGGACCGGTGCGCGTGACCACGGCGCCCAGCGCCCGCATGGCGTCGGCGGTGCGCAGCACGTCCTCGCCTTCCAGCAGGCCGGAAATCCGGGTTTCGCCGCGCGCCAGGGCCGCGAACATCAGCGCGCGATGGCTGATCGACTTGTCGCCCGGCACCGCGACGGAACCGGAAAGGGGGGCGGCGGCCGCACGGACGGTCAGCGGGCGCGGGGCAAGGGCGTGCACGGTATCCATGGGGTCATTCCCTTCCGGATTGTTGGCGATGAAGTCAATCGCCATCGCGCGCCAACGCGGCAAAAAAAGCGGCGGGACGATCCCGGGGGGCACGATCGCGGTTTGACAGCCGGCGCGCAAGCTGGCATGGGGCTGCGCCCTGTGCCGCTCTTTCGCCGCAGCTTTTGTCCAACACCATTCAGGATCGACAGGTTCAAGATGGCCCAGCCCACTCTCGGCACCAAGCGCGTCTGTGTCTCCTGCAGCGCCCGTTTCTATGATCTGAACAAGAGCCCGGTGATCTGCCCCAAGTGCGGCACCGAGCAGCCGGCGGACGTGCCCCGCCTGCGCCGCGCCCCCGACGTCGTGCCCGATACCCAGAAGCCTGCGAAGGGCGAAGACGACATCGACAATGCCGTCGAACTGGATGACGAGGATGCCGGCGACGACGACGTCATGGAAGACACGTCCGACCTGGACGACGACGATGACGAGATCAGCGCCGATATCGATGTCAGCACCGACTCGGACGAAAACGACCACTAGCCAGTCCATAAACGCGACCTGGCGGCGATCCATCGCGCGTTTCCTGTGCTCCGGTGCTCGCGGCCATCAAGGCCGCTCCGGTGCTCGGAAACACGCGACGGCCGTGCCGCTTCGCGGCACTCTCGCTCACCAGATCCCGTTCCTGAACTGGCTGACTCTTCTTTAATGGCTTACGCCGCCGGGCGGCGGCGTTCTATTTCCACGCCCACGGCGTCCAGGTCGTCGAAGATATCCAGTTTTTCGACCCGCACCCGCACGACGATCACGCGATCGTCGGTCAGGACGCCGATGGCGATCCGTTCGGCCAGGGTCTCGACCAGGCGCACGTGGCCCTCGGCGATGATCCGGCGCACCATCAGCACGATTCGCTCATAGGACACGGTGCGGCTCAGATCGTCCCGGCCGACGGTCAGGCCCGGTTCGTCCTCCACGCCGAACGAGATATTGACCCGTATGCGCTGGGTCACGCCCTGTTCGTGCGGATAGATGCCGATATTGGCATGCAGCACCATGTCCTTGAGGAACACGCGGCGCAGCGGCGGCTGTTCCGGCCAGGCGGCGAAAATGGACATCGGGTCGGCCTCTATTCTTCCAGGATCTGGCCGGCGGGCGGGGCCGGCGACCATTGCATGTGCTGCCCGCCATCGAGCGCCAGCATCTGCCCCGTCACCGACGGCAGGCACAGCAGCGACAGGGCGGCGCGGGCGACCTCCTCGGGATTCGTCCCATGGCCCAGCGGCACCGAGGCGCATTGCCGCGCGAACTGCGCCTGCGTCTGGCGCGGGCTGGGCAGCGCCGGGCCGGGGCCGATGGCGTTCACCCGGATGCGCCGCGGCGCCAGGGCCAGCGCCATGCTGCGCGTCAACGTCCATAACGCGGATTTCGACACGGTGTAGCTGACGAAATGCGGCGTCAGAGACCAGACGCGCTCGTCCAGCATGTTCAGCACCATGCCTTCGGCGCCCTGGGGCAGGTGGCGGGCGAAATCCTGCATCAGCACGAAGGGCGCGCGCAGGTTGGGCTCCAGATGCGCGTCCCACCCCGCGCGGGTCGCATCGTTCCATTCGTCACGCTCGAACGTGCTGGCATTGTTCACCAGCACGCCGACCGGCCCCAGTTCGTCGCGCACCCGCGCCAGAAGCGACATCACCTGGGATTCGTCCGCCAGGTCGGCCGCCAGCATGCAGGCGCGCTGCCGCCGGGCCGAAATCTCCTCCACGGTGCGGCGCGCCTCGTCCGGGCCGGAGCGGTAATGGATGGCGACCGAAAACCCGGCATCGGCCAGCGCCAGGGCCATGGCCCGCCCCAGACGAACCGCGCCCCCGGTGACGAAGGCAACGCGCGGAATCGCAGCGGGAATCGGCCACATCGTCATTCACCCCCAGATTTTTAAGCAGGTCGTCTCGCCATGAGGGCTGCGGCCAGCGTGCCGTCGTCCAGCACGTCCAGCGCGCCGCCCATCGGCACCCCCTGCCCGACCCGGCTGACCGGCACGTCGAAGGCGGCCAGCCGGTCCTGCAGCCAGTGCGCCGTGGTGGCGCCATCGACCGTGGCGCCCAGCGCCAGGATGATTTCGCGCACCCCGCCCTGTTCGATCCGCGCCAGCAGCGACGCCACGTTCAGATCATCCGGCCCCATGCCCGCCAGGGCCGAGAGCGTGCCGCCCAGCACCTGATAGACGCCGCGATGCACGCCGGCGCGTTCCAGCGCCCACAGATCCCCCACCGTCTCGACCACGCAGACCAGGCCGCGATCGCGGCCGGGATCGGCGCAGATGGTGCAGGGATCATGCGTATCTAGGTTGCCGCAGGACGAACAGGTGCGCACCGACCGCGCCGCCTGCTCCATCGCCTGGGCC
This genomic stretch from Gluconacetobacter diazotrophicus PA1 5 harbors:
- the aroA gene encoding 3-phosphoshikimate 1-carboxyvinyltransferase, whose product is MDTVHALAPRPLTVRAAAAPLSGSVAVPGDKSISHRALMFAALARGETRISGLLEGEDVLRTADAMRALGAVVTRTGPGAWHVTGRGLGTLQEPADVLDMGNSGTAARLLSGILASHGIFSVMTGDASLRGRPMKRVTDPLAATGATFLSRAGGRLPLAINGVADPAPLSYRLPVASAQVKSAVLLAGLNAAGTTRVEEPVATRDHTENMLRHFGAEVTVEALGAGGRTITLVGRPDLVARDVVVPGDPSSAAFVLVAALLVPGSSVTVRGVGLNPLRTGLFTTLREMGGDLRLSNERVEGGEPVGDLTAVAGPLHGVDVPADRAPSMIDEYPVLAVAAAHATGRSRFRGLEELRVKESDRLAATVALLQRNGVEVEVVGDDMIVTGTGGAIPGGGVVETRMDHRLAMSATVLGLAARTPVGVDDTAFIDTSFPGFIDLMNGIGAALTP
- a CDS encoding TIGR02300 family protein, with protein sequence MAQPTLGTKRVCVSCSARFYDLNKSPVICPKCGTEQPADVPRLRRAPDVVPDTQKPAKGEDDIDNAVELDDEDAGDDDVMEDTSDLDDDDDEISADIDVSTDSDENDH
- the folB gene encoding dihydroneopterin aldolase — encoded protein: MSIFAAWPEQPPLRRVFLKDMVLHANIGIYPHEQGVTQRIRVNISFGVEDEPGLTVGRDDLSRTVSYERIVLMVRRIIAEGHVRLVETLAERIAIGVLTDDRVIVVRVRVEKLDIFDDLDAVGVEIERRRPAA
- a CDS encoding SDR family oxidoreductase; the protein is MTMWPIPAAIPRVAFVTGGAVRLGRAMALALADAGFSVAIHYRSGPDEARRTVEEISARRQRACMLAADLADESQVMSLLARVRDELGPVGVLVNNASTFERDEWNDATRAGWDAHLEPNLRAPFVLMQDFARHLPQGAEGMVLNMLDERVWSLTPHFVSYTVSKSALWTLTRSMALALAPRRIRVNAIGPGPALPSPRQTQAQFARQCASVPLGHGTNPEEVARAALSLLCLPSVTGQMLALDGGQHMQWSPAPPAGQILEE
- the recR gene encoding recombination mediator RecR — translated: MGGTDIERLIALLARLPGLGPRSARRAALALLRQPQARMLPLAQAMEQAARSVRTCSSCGNLDTHDPCTICADPGRDRGLVCVVETVGDLWALERAGVHRGVYQVLGGTLSALAGMGPDDLNVASLLARIEQGGVREIILALGATVDGATTAHWLQDRLAAFDVPVSRVGQGVPMGGALDVLDDGTLAAALMARRPA